The genomic region CAGTTCCGGGCCCCCGTTGGCTGCCTCCAGGGCGGCCGGGAGAGGCTCGTCCTCGGCGTCGACAAGCGGCTTGTAGGCATTGCCGGAGCGGCGCACTGTCTGCGCTGCATTGTTGATGATGATGTCCAGGGGGCCGGCGGCATTGAGGTCATCGGTGAGGGCCATGACCTGCGACGGGTCGCGGAGGTCGATGCCGACGATCTTCAGCCGGTGCAGCCATTCCCCGCTGTCCTCCATGGCAGCGAAGCGGCGCGCGGCGTCCTTGGGGAAGCGCGTGGTGATGGTGGTGTGTGCGCCGTCGCGCAGCAGCCGCAGGGCGATGTACATGCCGATCTTGGCGCGGCCGCCGGTCAGCAGGGCACGCCGGCCGGTGAGGTCAGTGCGGGCATCGCGCTTGGAATGGCTGAACGCCGCACACTCGGGGCACAGCTGGTGGTAAAAGGCGTCCACCTGGGTGTAGTGCTGCTTGCAGATGTAGCAGGGCCGGGACCTGATGAGGTGGCCGGCGACCTTTCCCGTGGCGGACGGGGCGAGTTTGTTGCCGCGCGTCTCGTCGTCGATCCGGTCCGGCGCGGCGGTGGCGGTCTGCGCAAGCACGGCGCGGTCAGCTTCCGCGATCAGGTCGCGCTTGGTCACCCGCCGGTGCCGCTTCACCGCCTTGAACATCTTGCCGGTGGCGCGGCGCACCGAGACGTAGTCGGGGTGTTCCTCGTCGTAGACGTGGATGGCGTTCAAAACCTTGAGGCAGGCTTGAATCTCTTCAGGCGTCAGATCGGCGGAGCTCATTGATCTGATTTTACAGCCTGTGGAGCGTCAGACCTGCCTCAAGGAAATTGCTTGAACAGGGGATCAGGAACGGACGGCCTGCTGCGGCGGGGAGTCCACGCCGACGGCGGCCGCCTGGACCTTGCCCACCTTTTCCACCGAGCTGCGGACCTCGGGCCAGTTCTCCGTGGCAGCCTTTACGGCATCGGGGACCAGGTGCAGGTTCGCGGCGGACAGCGCCCGCTCCTCGTCGCCCGGCTCAGGAACGGCCTGGCCCTTGGAGAGCACAGTGATGCCCGAGTCGGTCACCTTGAAACCGCGCGAGCGGTCCAGTTCCGCGTCGAGGCCGATCGCAGCGCCGGCGGGAACCTTGACGTTCTTGTCGATGATGGCCCGGCGGACCACGGCGCCTTCGCCAATCTGCACCTTGTCCATGAGCACCGAGTCAATGACGCGGCTGGCCGTCCCGACGTAGACATCGTTGGACAGCACAGAACCTTCCACGATGCCGCCGGAGATGACCACGCCGCTGGCCACGATGGAATCAAGGGCCGTTCCCACGGTGTTGTTCCCGCCCCGGACGAACTTAGCCGGCGGGGAAATGCTCTGCCGGGTGTAGATGGGCCATTCGGAGTTGTACAGGTTGAACACCGGCAGCGGCGAGATCAGGTCCATGTGGGCCTCGTAGAAGGAATCAA from Arthrobacter globiformis harbors:
- a CDS encoding SDR family NAD(P)-dependent oxidoreductase, whose protein sequence is MSSADLTPEEIQACLKVLNAIHVYDEEHPDYVSVRRATGKMFKAVKRHRRVTKRDLIAEADRAVLAQTATAAPDRIDDETRGNKLAPSATGKVAGHLIRSRPCYICKQHYTQVDAFYHQLCPECAAFSHSKRDARTDLTGRRALLTGGRAKIGMYIALRLLRDGAHTTITTRFPKDAARRFAAMEDSGEWLHRLKIVGIDLRDPSQVMALTDDLNAAGPLDIIINNAAQTVRRSGNAYKPLVDAEDEPLPAALEAANGGPELVTFGHAHDKHPLAIASSVTEHPVLAGDAVTSLALSTGSASLERIAAGTAIDAGGLVPDLATINSWTQVVDEVDPLEMLEVQLCNVTAPFLLVSRLRDAMKRSTARRKYIVNVSAMEGQFSRAYKGPGHPHTNMAKAALNMMTRTSAQEMLETDGILMTAVDTGWITDERPHFTKVRLMEEGFHAPLDLVDGAARVYDPIVMGEKGEDQYGVFLKDYKASPW